The genomic region GTCCGCGCGAATACCATACTGGCCAACCTCCATCTGGAAAAAAATGAACCCGAACGCGCGCTGCCGCTGGCGGAGAAGGCAGCCGGGCTCGGCCCCGATATCATCGAGACGCGCCTGGTCCTGGCGCGGACATATTCCCGGCTCGGCAGACAGGACGAGGCGCTTCAAAATGCGCGTGCCGCCGTCGACATTAACCCCGCTTCATCCGAAGCCCAGACTCTCCTGGGGGTGGTTTACGCCCGCCTCGAGCAATATAAGGAAGCTGAAATGGCTTGGCAAACGGCCGTGGAATTCGATTCCCAAAACGCCGAGGCGCGGGAGAACCTGCGGGAATTGAGAGAGATGAGAACAAGAGATTGATCGGGCCGGATACTCCCCATCTTTCACCCGCTGCTCCTGCCGAACAGCTATATTTTTCCCCACAACATCAAGAGGCCGATAACAAGAAACGCCATACCCGCCAACACGTGCACGAGCCGCTCGGGGATGTACGCTGAAATGACTCCGCCCAATAAAACGGCCATTACCGTGGCGATAAGCATCGCCAGAGCCGCGCCCACAAACACGGAAATCAGCGCTTTGCTCTCGGCGGCAAATCCCAGAATCGCAAGCTGGGTCTTGTCGCCCAGCTCCGCCAGAAATACGGCCAGAAACACCGACATGATTATTCGAGGGTCCATCCTTCGCAGCGCCTCCACGCGTTCTGAAAAAGAGTCGTCACACAAATTCGCGCCATGATATCAGTCTTTCCCTCGGATTTCAATCGGGCGTTCCCCCTTCGAACATCTTCCTGCTGCGGGCAACATGCATCGAGAGGTCCAGGTAATTCTCATGTTCGATCTCGTCCGCGTCCTTCCGCTCTACCATGGCGAGAGCACCCGCCGCACAGACATCCGCGCACAGGGCGCACCCTATGCATCTTTCGGCATCCACTCGAGGAAACTCATCTATCACAAGCGCACTCAACTGGCAACGACTGGCGCACTCGCCGCATCCCGTGCAGGCTTCCAAATCAATAGACGGTTCGAAGCGGGATTTAACCACCCTTCCCGGCGGCGCAAAATAACTGAGTCCCTTGAGGTTCCCGCAGCAACAACTGCAGCAATTGCAGATCACCATTGGTTCCTTACAGTTGCTTGCCGTATGTATGAGGCCCGCTTCCTCGCATCGCCCAAGAATGGCAAGCGCTTCCTTCATATCTATTTTCCTGCCATGGCCGTATTCGATCGCATAACGGGCGATGGGGCCGAACAGAAGACATACGTCAAGGGGACCGTTCAACTTGCAGGGTTCGCCCCGTACGACCGCTGCACTACGGCAATAGCAGTTTATCAGGGCAATGTTGCATTGCTGTTTGACGATTTCCGCCGCCCGCTCGTGCGGAAGCGCATTCGACTCGTGCGGAATCTGACGGTCCACTGCTATAATGCGCACCTTTCTTGTGCCCGCATCCGACATTGAGTACAAGATGGCGGCTTCTCTGCCCAGACCCTCATAATAGTACTGCTTAAATAATTGGGCCAGCGTCGGAGCGTTTGGAG from Candidatus Abyssobacteria bacterium SURF_5 harbors:
- a CDS encoding UPF0016 family protein, which gives rise to MDPRIIMSVFLAVFLAELGDKTQLAILGFAAESKALISVFVGAALAMLIATVMAVLLGGVISAYIPERLVHVLAGMAFLVIGLLMLWGKI